One genomic window of Fibrobacter sp. UWP2 includes the following:
- a CDS encoding family 43 glycosylhydrolase: MGCFKKLAGATLVLAGLAGAATVNNPIMYVDSPDPSIVRVDDAYYMVTTTMHFAPGVPVFKSTDLAQWRTVGYAYQTLTNNDQQNLNGGKDAYGKGSWASSIRYHKGFFYVLTPSYTTGKTHLYKTADVESGQWSEVQLPFYHDPSLFFDDDGTVWVFYGSGDQISYVQLNDDASGVKQGGKSGKLGGVSVNQVTGTSNYYVQQEGSHMEKVNGEYYLFTISWPAGKSRSEIVYRSKSLLSGFSGRYFLSDNGVAQGGIFDTPDGKWYALLFRDSGPVGRMSHLVPMEWKDGWPVPTSGSKAPSTIDLPETPLPGYGMVTSDDFESSELALEWQFNHNPDNKNWSLSANPGFYRITTSRTDSRVVTAKNTLTQRSFGPKSSGRTLVDGTGMKDGDMAGLVALQDDKGFVALAKDGGSYKVVMYTGNKDGESQKETKAISGSKVYLRIDFDLPIDRGTAYFYYSTDGNTWTKIGSDVKLNYDLHMFVGVRWGLFNMATKQAGGYADFDWFKVGTDVNDEIYLDGAASEPVPQTPFCAAGENCPAVALPGKIEAENFDVPGKGKDGTSYYDGDSENHGDSDYRNGTGVDLYKKATGIVVGYNSEGDWLEYTVNVTEAGDYTMFAAVAAAGSTSSFKLSLDGKDITEEIAVPAASSGEDNYDDYNKVKSNVTLPAGEHVLRFTVVGSWLDIDYFTFVKGKDATDPEPIGPTNLVNRGVMLDMNKARDAQYFDLQGHRLEKSAIKKAGVYLVKIPGFGTRLVRVEKSR, encoded by the coding sequence CCCTCGATTGTCCGCGTTGACGACGCCTACTACATGGTGACGACGACCATGCACTTTGCCCCGGGCGTGCCCGTCTTCAAGAGCACGGATTTGGCCCAGTGGCGCACGGTGGGCTATGCCTACCAGACTCTCACCAACAACGACCAGCAAAACCTGAATGGCGGCAAGGACGCCTACGGTAAGGGCTCGTGGGCATCGAGCATCCGTTACCACAAGGGATTTTTCTACGTGCTGACCCCGTCTTACACTACGGGCAAGACTCACCTGTACAAGACCGCCGACGTGGAAAGCGGCCAGTGGTCCGAAGTCCAACTTCCGTTCTACCATGACCCCTCCCTGTTCTTCGATGACGACGGCACCGTGTGGGTGTTCTACGGCAGTGGCGACCAGATCAGCTACGTGCAGCTGAACGACGATGCAAGCGGCGTGAAGCAGGGCGGTAAGAGTGGCAAACTCGGTGGCGTGAGCGTCAACCAGGTGACCGGTACCAGCAACTACTATGTGCAGCAGGAAGGCTCGCACATGGAAAAGGTGAACGGCGAATACTACCTGTTCACGATTTCTTGGCCGGCGGGCAAGAGCCGTAGCGAAATTGTTTACCGTTCCAAGAGCCTGCTCTCTGGATTTAGCGGAAGGTACTTCCTTTCCGATAACGGTGTTGCGCAGGGCGGCATCTTCGATACTCCCGATGGCAAGTGGTATGCCCTCCTGTTCCGCGATTCCGGCCCGGTCGGCCGTATGTCGCACCTTGTCCCGATGGAATGGAAGGACGGTTGGCCGGTTCCTACCAGCGGAAGCAAGGCTCCCTCGACGATTGACTTGCCTGAAACCCCGCTCCCGGGCTATGGCATGGTCACCAGCGATGATTTTGAATCCAGCGAACTTGCTCTTGAATGGCAGTTCAACCACAATCCCGATAACAAGAACTGGAGCCTCTCTGCAAATCCGGGATTCTACCGCATTACAACGAGCCGCACCGATAGCCGCGTGGTGACTGCGAAGAACACCTTGACACAGCGTTCCTTTGGCCCCAAGAGTTCGGGCCGTACGCTTGTCGATGGTACCGGCATGAAGGATGGCGACATGGCTGGCCTCGTTGCCCTGCAAGATGACAAGGGCTTTGTGGCGCTTGCTAAAGATGGCGGTAGCTACAAGGTGGTGATGTACACCGGAAACAAGGACGGCGAAAGCCAAAAGGAAACCAAGGCAATTTCGGGTTCCAAGGTCTACCTGCGAATTGATTTCGACTTGCCGATTGACCGCGGTACTGCGTACTTCTACTACAGTACTGATGGCAACACCTGGACAAAGATCGGCAGCGACGTGAAGCTCAATTACGACCTCCACATGTTCGTGGGTGTCCGCTGGGGCCTCTTTAACATGGCTACCAAGCAGGCCGGCGGCTATGCGGACTTTGACTGGTTCAAGGTCGGTACCGACGTGAACGACGAAATCTACCTCGATGGTGCGGCTTCTGAACCTGTTCCGCAGACTCCGTTCTGCGCCGCAGGTGAAAACTGCCCCGCCGTTGCGCTCCCGGGCAAGATCGAGGCCGAAAACTTCGACGTGCCGGGCAAGGGCAAGGATGGTACATCTTACTACGATGGCGACTCCGAGAACCACGGCGACAGCGATTACCGCAATGGCACCGGCGTTGACCTCTACAAGAAAGCGACTGGCATCGTTGTGGGCTATAACAGCGAAGGCGATTGGCTGGAATACACCGTGAATGTGACAGAAGCAGGAGACTACACCATGTTTGCGGCTGTTGCGGCGGCGGGCTCCACGTCTAGCTTCAAGCTCTCTTTGGACGGCAAGGACATCACCGAAGAAATCGCGGTGCCGGCGGCAAGTTCCGGTGAAGACAATTACGATGACTATAACAAGGTGAAGTCCAATGTGACGCTCCCCGCGGGCGAACATGTGCTCCGTTTCACGGTTGTGGGCTCCTGGCTCGATATCGACTACTTCACCTTCGTGAAGGGCAAGGACGCTACGGATCCGGAACCCATTGGACCGACCAATCTTGTGAATCGCGGTGTCATGCTTGACATGAATAAAGCCCGCGATGCCCAGTACTTTGATTTGCAGGGCCATCGCCTAGAAAAGTCGGCAATTAAGAAGGCTGGTGTCTACCTGGTCAAGATCCCTGGTTTTGGCACCCGATTGGTCCGTGTTGAAAAAAGCCGATAA